In Triplophysa rosa linkage group LG7, Trosa_1v2, whole genome shotgun sequence, the following proteins share a genomic window:
- the angpt4 gene encoding angiopoietin-4 isoform X1, with protein MRLARSGWHLALLLATAGLVTSGNGGGQRRGGSERRRKLHRVQNGQCSYTFILPEMEGCQGGGDHIAGSNVVQRDAPPGESEWSAQKLQHLEMAMENNTQWLQKLENYVQQNVKTGMVHIQADAVHNQTATMLEIGTNLLTQTAEQTRKLNVVETKVMNQTSRIAIQLLENSLSTNKLEKELLTQISEISKLRDKNSRLEDKVLVLESQQRRELDGMREEKERLQDLVKRQTSAITALERQLRAASSNNSALQRQHQQLMKSVHTLIGLVSVGPGFSPSPQRFRDCAEAYKSGHNISGVYHIYIGDTTEPTKVFCDMETSGGGWTLVQRRVNGSLNFQRGWKEYKMGFGDPSGEHWLGNEAVHLMTSQAQYSLRVELRDWEDNGAYALYDKFQLASEKQQYRLLLGSYSGTAGQQSSLASNGTGFSTRDADNDKCNCKCALMMTGGWWFDACGLSNLNGIYYTVGHNIRKLNGIKWHHFRGPSYSLQSTAMMIRPAEF; from the exons ATGAGGCTCGCCAGAAGTGGCTGGCACTTGGCGCTGCTGCTGGCGACCGCCGGGCTGGTGACTTCCGGAAACGGTGGCGGTCAGAGGCGCGGAGGTAGCGAGAGGCGGAGAAAGCTTCATCGCGTGCAGAACGGCCAATGCAGCTACACCTTCATCCTGCCGGAGATGGAGGGCTGTCAGGGCGGAGGGGACCACATCGCCGGGAGCAACGTGGTGCAGAGGGACGCCCCGCCGGGCGAGAGCGAGTGGTCTGCTCAGAAGCTGCAGCATCTGGAGATGGCCATGGAAAATAACACGCAGTGGCTGCAGAAG TTGGAAAACTACGTTCAGCAGAATGTAAAGACTGGCATGGTGCATATCCAAGCGGATGCGGTTCATAACCAGACGGCCACTATGTTGGAGATCGGCACTAATCTGCTGACACAGACCGCTGAGCAGACCAGGAAACTCAATGTAGTGGAGACTAAA GTTATGAACCAGACATCAAGAATTGCAATACAGTTATTAGAGAATTCACTATCAACAAACAAACTGGAGAAGGAGCTCTTAACACAGATTTCAGAAATTTCAAAACTCAGAGACAAGAACAG TCGCTTGGAGGATAAAGTCCTGGTCCTGGAGTCACAGCAGAGGAGAGAGCTGGATGGCATGAGggaggagaaagagagactgCAGGACCTGGTGAAGAGACAGACGTCAGCTATAACAGCTCTGGAGAGACAGCTGAGAGCCGCCAGCAGCAATAACTCGGCCCTGCAGAGACAACATCAGCAGCTTATGAAGTCTGTCCACACACTCATTGGTCTGGTGTCTGTTGGACCCG GGTTCTCACCGTCTCCACAGCGGTTTCGAGACTGTGCCGAGGCCTATAAATCTGGTCACAACATCAGTGGAGTCTACCACATTTACATTGGAGACACGACTGAGCCGACAAAG GTCTTTTGTGATATGGAGACGAGTGGAGGTGGCTGGACATTAGTCCAGCGAAGAGTCAATGGTAGTTTAAACTTCCAGAGAGGCTGGAAAGAGTACAAAATG GGATTTGGTGATCCCAGTGGAGAGCATTGGTTGGGTAATGAGGCCGTTCACCTGATGACAAGTCAAGCCCAGTACTCCCTCCGAGTGGAACTTCGAGACTGGGAGGACAATGGTGCCTACGCACTTTATGACAAATTTCAGCTGGCCAGTGAAAAACAACAGTACAG GCTCTTACTAGGCAGCTATAGTGGAACAGCCGGACAGCAAAGCAGTTTAGCATCAAACGGCACAGGTTTCAGCACCCGGGACGCCGACAACGATAAGTGTAATTGCAAGTGCGCCCTCATGATGACTGGAG GCTGGTGGTTTGATGCATGTGGTCTCTCCAACCTGAATGGAATCTACTACACAGTGGGTCACAACATCCGCAAACTCAATGGGATTAAGTGGCATCACTTCAGAGGACCCAGCTATTCCCTGCAATCCACCGCCATGATGATCCGACCAGCTGAATTCTAA
- the angpt4 gene encoding angiopoietin-4 isoform X2: MRLARSGWHLALLLATAGLVTSGNGGGQRRGGSERRRKLHRVQNGQCSYTFILPEMEGCQGGGDHIAGSNVVQRDAPPGESEWSAQKLQHLEMAMENNTQWLQKLENYVQQNVKTGMVHIQADAVHNQTATMLEIGTNLLTQTAEQTRKLNVMNQTSRIAIQLLENSLSTNKLEKELLTQISEISKLRDKNSRLEDKVLVLESQQRRELDGMREEKERLQDLVKRQTSAITALERQLRAASSNNSALQRQHQQLMKSVHTLIGLVSVGPGFSPSPQRFRDCAEAYKSGHNISGVYHIYIGDTTEPTKVFCDMETSGGGWTLVQRRVNGSLNFQRGWKEYKMGFGDPSGEHWLGNEAVHLMTSQAQYSLRVELRDWEDNGAYALYDKFQLASEKQQYRLLLGSYSGTAGQQSSLASNGTGFSTRDADNDKCNCKCALMMTGGWWFDACGLSNLNGIYYTVGHNIRKLNGIKWHHFRGPSYSLQSTAMMIRPAEF, translated from the exons ATGAGGCTCGCCAGAAGTGGCTGGCACTTGGCGCTGCTGCTGGCGACCGCCGGGCTGGTGACTTCCGGAAACGGTGGCGGTCAGAGGCGCGGAGGTAGCGAGAGGCGGAGAAAGCTTCATCGCGTGCAGAACGGCCAATGCAGCTACACCTTCATCCTGCCGGAGATGGAGGGCTGTCAGGGCGGAGGGGACCACATCGCCGGGAGCAACGTGGTGCAGAGGGACGCCCCGCCGGGCGAGAGCGAGTGGTCTGCTCAGAAGCTGCAGCATCTGGAGATGGCCATGGAAAATAACACGCAGTGGCTGCAGAAG TTGGAAAACTACGTTCAGCAGAATGTAAAGACTGGCATGGTGCATATCCAAGCGGATGCGGTTCATAACCAGACGGCCACTATGTTGGAGATCGGCACTAATCTGCTGACACAGACCGCTGAGCAGACCAGGAAACTCAAT GTTATGAACCAGACATCAAGAATTGCAATACAGTTATTAGAGAATTCACTATCAACAAACAAACTGGAGAAGGAGCTCTTAACACAGATTTCAGAAATTTCAAAACTCAGAGACAAGAACAG TCGCTTGGAGGATAAAGTCCTGGTCCTGGAGTCACAGCAGAGGAGAGAGCTGGATGGCATGAGggaggagaaagagagactgCAGGACCTGGTGAAGAGACAGACGTCAGCTATAACAGCTCTGGAGAGACAGCTGAGAGCCGCCAGCAGCAATAACTCGGCCCTGCAGAGACAACATCAGCAGCTTATGAAGTCTGTCCACACACTCATTGGTCTGGTGTCTGTTGGACCCG GGTTCTCACCGTCTCCACAGCGGTTTCGAGACTGTGCCGAGGCCTATAAATCTGGTCACAACATCAGTGGAGTCTACCACATTTACATTGGAGACACGACTGAGCCGACAAAG GTCTTTTGTGATATGGAGACGAGTGGAGGTGGCTGGACATTAGTCCAGCGAAGAGTCAATGGTAGTTTAAACTTCCAGAGAGGCTGGAAAGAGTACAAAATG GGATTTGGTGATCCCAGTGGAGAGCATTGGTTGGGTAATGAGGCCGTTCACCTGATGACAAGTCAAGCCCAGTACTCCCTCCGAGTGGAACTTCGAGACTGGGAGGACAATGGTGCCTACGCACTTTATGACAAATTTCAGCTGGCCAGTGAAAAACAACAGTACAG GCTCTTACTAGGCAGCTATAGTGGAACAGCCGGACAGCAAAGCAGTTTAGCATCAAACGGCACAGGTTTCAGCACCCGGGACGCCGACAACGATAAGTGTAATTGCAAGTGCGCCCTCATGATGACTGGAG GCTGGTGGTTTGATGCATGTGGTCTCTCCAACCTGAATGGAATCTACTACACAGTGGGTCACAACATCCGCAAACTCAATGGGATTAAGTGGCATCACTTCAGAGGACCCAGCTATTCCCTGCAATCCACCGCCATGATGATCCGACCAGCTGAATTCTAA